The nucleotide sequence CCACCCGGATCGCGCTCACCCATCCGCACTTCGACCACGTCCTGGGCTCGGCCGCCTTCGCGGGCTGCGAGGTGTACGGGGCCACGGGCATGGACGAGCTGCTGCGCCGCGAGCGGGAGACGCTGCGCGAGGACGCGATCCGCCACGGAGTGGACCGGGACGCCGCCACCGAGGCCGTGGACCATCTGGTCGGCCCGCACCACCTGGTCTCCGGGGAGCTCACCCTCGACCTGGGCGACCGGCCGGTGCTGCTGGCCAATGTGGGGCCCGGCCACACCGCCCATGACCTGGCCGTTCTGGTGCCCGGCCGGCCCGAGGTGGTCTTCTGCGGCGATCTGGTGGAGGAGTCCGGCACGCCCCAGGCCGGGCCCGACGCGATCCCCGGCCGCTGGCCCGCCGCCCTCGACCGGCTGCTCGCCCTCGGCGGCCCGGACGCGCGGTACGTCCCGGGGCACGGCTCGGTCGTGGACGCCGGGTTCGTCCGGGCCCAACGCGACGAACTGGCGGCCCGCTTCGGCGCGTCTCTCTAGGCGTCCACCTAGCCGCCCA is from Streptomyces hygroscopicus and encodes:
- a CDS encoding metallo-beta-lactamase, translated to METCWEEAGWERLAPGVARRRMPEWDETVGVVVGRTDILVVDTGATLRAGAELRALITRLTGRRPTRIALTHPHFDHVLGSAAFAGCEVYGATGMDELLRRERETLREDAIRHGVDRDAATEAVDHLVGPHHLVSGELTLDLGDRPVLLANVGPGHTAHDLAVLVPGRPEVVFCGDLVEESGTPQAGPDAIPGRWPAALDRLLALGGPDARYVPGHGSVVDAGFVRAQRDELAARFGASL